In Rathayibacter sp. VKM Ac-2762, one DNA window encodes the following:
- a CDS encoding Z1 domain-containing protein yields MVSISIDLFYGMFASYARRHGVEAAEESMSGVLDAGVLAQLRDRFEADKKKVVTGGPVIIAAGKADWYPGPTPDDKFWSGLYEQFRSEGWNDDRLMSVNSSSDKVVAHTERPDKAGWGTRGLVVGYVQSGKTTNFLATAAKMADLEYGLIIVLSGIHNALRKQTQMRLEEALARVPAKDWFRLTELDRDFRLPPFDAAALLSGNKTGVAVVKKNASVLRKLKKWLETDGARTALRERPMLVIDDEADQASVETSTINPLITDLLGLAAKSTYIGYTATPFANVFINPYDKSDLYPRDFILSLPRPDGYFGPEKIFGRDTVTSDLASTDQPEDGYDMVRIVPDDDVAKLRPGTKDAATFVPEVTAEFADALDWFWLATAARRARGDRGHSSMLVHTTVKTSVHEAFKPVIEQYRGATALGLATEGSGTEDRLRALWATESTRVPLEDPTKSVSTFDEILPFLRSSVDESRVVLDNFRSTDRLDYNSRPSQVVIAVGGNTLSRGLTLEGLVVSFFIRAASAYDTLMQMGRWFGYRTGYEDLPRIWMTAELQDNFRHLSRVEYEMRDDIDRFQREDITPEQAAVRISTHPALRITAKMGAASPRFVSFEGRRFQTRYFRNHDRTWLQNNLDAATVLLDACGGSERPLETGATGARLYRHVPVDLVQRFLSDYSVHTESKDVDPDLMRQYIEKCTTAEEKSLETWSVAIVESPEGEPVQVGDLDVHMVTRGRVNGKESFEGADIKTLMSKEDRVADLGLSRQDARKASEEDLIRLRDLDPVARAEGLLVLYFIAPKGGALGGRDGLRLSMDAEVVPVGIGVVFPGQRSPELVVAATKVSVDLSNMEIEEPDDRVEGVDEDTEAETTA; encoded by the coding sequence GTGGTCTCGATCAGCATCGACCTGTTCTACGGAATGTTCGCCTCGTACGCGCGCCGGCACGGCGTCGAGGCCGCAGAAGAATCGATGTCAGGTGTACTGGACGCGGGCGTACTCGCCCAGCTCCGCGATCGGTTCGAAGCGGATAAGAAGAAAGTGGTGACGGGCGGACCGGTCATCATCGCCGCGGGCAAAGCGGACTGGTACCCGGGCCCCACCCCGGACGACAAGTTCTGGAGCGGTCTGTACGAGCAGTTCCGCTCGGAAGGCTGGAACGACGACCGCCTGATGAGCGTCAACAGCTCGTCGGACAAGGTCGTCGCTCACACCGAACGACCCGACAAGGCCGGCTGGGGTACCCGCGGTCTCGTGGTGGGCTACGTGCAGAGCGGCAAGACGACGAACTTCCTCGCCACGGCGGCGAAGATGGCCGATCTCGAGTACGGGCTCATCATCGTCCTCTCCGGTATCCACAACGCCCTCCGCAAGCAGACTCAGATGCGCTTGGAGGAAGCGCTCGCGCGGGTTCCGGCGAAGGACTGGTTCCGACTGACCGAGCTCGACCGCGACTTCCGACTCCCTCCGTTCGACGCTGCTGCGCTCCTCTCCGGGAACAAGACCGGAGTCGCGGTGGTGAAGAAGAACGCCTCCGTCCTGAGGAAGTTGAAGAAGTGGCTCGAGACGGACGGGGCCCGGACGGCGCTCCGGGAGCGCCCGATGCTCGTGATCGACGACGAGGCGGACCAGGCGTCCGTTGAGACGTCGACCATCAATCCGCTCATCACGGATCTGCTCGGCCTCGCCGCCAAGTCGACCTACATCGGCTACACCGCGACTCCCTTCGCCAATGTCTTCATCAACCCTTACGACAAGAGCGATCTGTACCCGCGGGACTTCATCCTCAGCCTGCCAAGGCCTGACGGCTACTTCGGACCCGAGAAGATCTTCGGTCGTGACACGGTGACGTCCGACCTGGCATCGACCGATCAGCCCGAAGACGGATACGACATGGTGCGGATCGTGCCGGACGACGACGTCGCGAAACTGCGGCCCGGCACCAAGGACGCCGCGACCTTCGTACCGGAGGTGACCGCCGAGTTCGCCGACGCGCTCGACTGGTTCTGGCTGGCGACGGCTGCCCGTCGAGCACGCGGCGACCGCGGCCACAGCTCGATGCTGGTGCACACCACGGTCAAGACGTCGGTGCACGAGGCCTTCAAACCGGTCATCGAGCAGTACCGGGGCGCCACAGCGCTCGGTCTCGCCACTGAAGGGTCCGGGACGGAGGATCGACTGCGCGCACTCTGGGCGACGGAGAGCACGCGAGTGCCCCTCGAGGATCCTACGAAGTCCGTCTCGACGTTCGACGAGATCCTCCCGTTCCTGCGATCGAGCGTCGACGAGTCCCGGGTCGTCCTCGACAACTTCCGCAGCACCGATCGCCTCGACTACAACTCCCGGCCCTCGCAGGTCGTCATCGCCGTCGGTGGAAACACTCTCTCGCGCGGCCTGACCCTTGAAGGACTGGTCGTCAGCTTCTTCATTCGAGCCGCCAGCGCGTACGACACTCTGATGCAGATGGGGCGCTGGTTCGGCTACCGGACCGGCTACGAGGACCTGCCCCGGATCTGGATGACGGCGGAGCTGCAAGACAACTTCCGCCATCTCTCCCGGGTCGAGTACGAGATGCGCGACGACATCGACCGATTCCAGCGGGAGGACATCACGCCGGAACAGGCCGCTGTCCGCATCAGTACGCACCCGGCGCTGCGGATCACCGCGAAGATGGGAGCCGCCTCCCCTCGATTCGTGTCGTTCGAGGGGCGGCGCTTCCAGACGCGGTACTTCCGGAACCACGACCGGACGTGGCTGCAGAACAACCTCGACGCCGCGACCGTACTCCTCGACGCGTGCGGAGGATCGGAACGACCTCTGGAGACCGGAGCGACAGGAGCGCGACTCTACCGTCACGTTCCGGTGGATCTGGTTCAGCGGTTCCTGTCGGACTACTCGGTGCACACGGAGTCGAAGGACGTCGATCCCGACCTCATGCGGCAGTACATCGAGAAGTGCACCACTGCTGAAGAGAAGAGCCTCGAGACGTGGTCCGTCGCGATCGTCGAGAGCCCGGAGGGTGAGCCCGTCCAGGTCGGGGATCTCGACGTGCACATGGTCACGCGCGGCCGGGTGAACGGGAAGGAGAGCTTCGAGGGGGCCGACATCAAGACCCTGATGAGCAAGGAGGACCGTGTCGCCGATCTCGGTCTGTCCCGTCAGGACGCGCGGAAGGCCAGTGAGGAGGACCTGATCAGGCTCAGAGACCTCGATCCGGTCGCCCGCGCGGAGGGTCTGCTCGTCCTCTATTTCATCGCTCCGAAGGGTGGGGCGCTGGGCGGCAGGGACGGACTCCGCCTGTCCATGGACGCCGAGGTCGTCCCGGTCGGTATCGGCGTCGTCTTCCCGGGCCAGCGTTCCCCTGAGCTCGTCGTCGCGGCGACGAAGGTCTCGGTCGATCTGTCGAACATGGAGATCGAGGAGCCCGACGATCGCGTCGAAGGCGTCGATGAGGACACCGAAGCGGAAACGACGGCGTGA
- a CDS encoding PD-(D/E)XK motif protein encodes MSPTGTTAGAWAVLVRPSGNRLESFPMKDVGPRSVRLGVDGEGRRHLFVPLVIAPPSLPGDGDAVRFAVRHLAFGVDSGIVLDVACGDSSVHAEFDLLIEDVIASVDDPRSAGAAALEAIDRWRRLLALERGKRLSFIEQMGIAAEFAVLDRALSIDATVADAWRGPFREPHDFEFPSGCVEVKAVADSDSIEVHGLRQLARHDGRSLHLLLIEVFEAEDGATVLETAARLREVHDVDLDRPLALLGLSTAFDGPPLTRFRTGSVIVLDVEDTTPRLVPLPGSAEEDYSDVSYRLRTAALLPFASARGVDELLQEVLHA; translated from the coding sequence GTGAGTCCGACGGGAACGACCGCCGGCGCCTGGGCGGTCCTCGTCCGTCCCTCGGGGAATCGGCTCGAATCCTTCCCGATGAAGGACGTGGGTCCGAGAAGTGTCCGTCTCGGTGTGGACGGTGAGGGTCGACGTCACCTCTTCGTCCCTCTCGTCATCGCACCTCCGTCGCTCCCGGGGGACGGGGACGCCGTTCGTTTCGCCGTTCGCCACCTGGCCTTCGGCGTCGACAGCGGAATCGTCCTGGACGTCGCGTGCGGCGACTCCTCCGTGCACGCGGAGTTCGACCTCCTCATCGAGGACGTCATCGCGAGCGTCGACGACCCGCGGTCAGCGGGCGCGGCGGCTCTCGAAGCGATCGACCGATGGCGGCGTCTTCTCGCCCTGGAGCGAGGGAAGCGGTTGTCGTTCATCGAGCAGATGGGGATCGCGGCGGAGTTCGCCGTTCTCGATCGGGCTCTGAGCATCGACGCGACCGTCGCGGACGCCTGGCGTGGGCCCTTCCGAGAACCGCACGACTTCGAGTTCCCCTCCGGCTGCGTCGAGGTCAAGGCCGTGGCGGACTCGGACTCCATCGAAGTCCACGGCCTCCGACAGTTGGCGAGGCACGACGGGCGAAGCCTGCACCTCCTTCTGATCGAGGTGTTCGAAGCGGAGGACGGTGCCACCGTCCTCGAGACCGCGGCGCGACTCCGCGAGGTTCACGACGTCGATCTCGACCGACCGCTCGCTCTACTCGGCTTGTCGACCGCGTTCGACGGTCCTCCACTGACTCGATTCCGGACGGGCTCCGTCATCGTGCTCGATGTCGAAGACACGACACCCCGACTCGTCCCCTTGCCCGGTAGTGCCGAGGAGGACTACTCCGACGTGAGTTATCGACTGCGGACCGCCGCGCTTCTTCCCTTCGCCTCGGCACGCGGTGTCGACGAACTCCTGCAGGAGGTCCTACATGCCTGA
- a CDS encoding sigma factor-like helix-turn-helix DNA-binding protein, with amino-acid sequence MTGSAYEDFDYEGELPIGWRRALPWLEGHATADRAELRSVLAEADPSDPSARSAVVEHIVEHRSASTMGELFPSVRVRGLPERIDSVRLANVLLREGLVDFEALAPMRVRGLMVVRGMGARSLTDLLSWYVGEALRTGEDRAAPLAEQSPPSRRSRQAAEATPRTRLLDALHLASAWNEALGLSDEPLLAGSRDTANAPAEVVEAWSLLDSLTSAEWSGGAPAATLAEQLGVHLSELDDRQRVILLERHTAGRRATLDVLGERFGVTRERVRQLEVRLRAALPLWLERDQALAFRASAVRARIGALSHLDGLSDVPGLLDEIDDDGTSALAVLDAVDDGFEGDGAWFAAPSLGAARAETAVRFADLVDPHGGATHAEVLASFAEWTSLSEKRVVEWMAMLGHVRIGDVWTSSRRRSIGDLAVVLLSSEGEPRSVDWIEAAFEGEREVRSIRSALAADARLVRVGRDDWALAEWGGEAYTSIKDAIAAEVRRNDGAVALEALLEDLPERFSISANSIRTYAGGWPFVVQAGVVRFAERRAVVRTKPGMTRNLYFLDEGRIAFRIDVTGEHLRGSGTMLSSGVALALGVAPGETRQWSGDGWGLTITWVRTQPMMSTLRAGLATIDSAAGDSVRLVFDGEHVTVAGIERPDDLLAVMGITTADSSTMARAVGLPEEASREELEARLEDRGEGGLASGLAEADGATDRITETILP; translated from the coding sequence ATGACCGGGAGCGCGTACGAGGACTTCGACTACGAGGGAGAGCTGCCGATCGGCTGGAGGCGGGCTCTCCCCTGGCTCGAAGGGCACGCGACCGCCGACAGGGCGGAGCTCCGCTCCGTGCTCGCGGAGGCGGACCCCTCGGATCCGAGCGCGCGCTCGGCCGTCGTCGAGCACATCGTCGAGCACAGGTCCGCTTCGACCATGGGCGAGCTCTTCCCGTCCGTCCGGGTCCGCGGCCTGCCCGAGCGCATCGACAGCGTCCGGCTCGCCAACGTCCTCCTGAGGGAAGGACTCGTGGACTTCGAGGCACTGGCGCCGATGCGCGTCCGGGGACTCATGGTCGTGCGCGGCATGGGCGCCCGCAGCCTCACGGATCTCCTGAGCTGGTACGTCGGAGAGGCACTCCGGACCGGAGAGGACCGTGCGGCGCCGCTCGCCGAGCAGTCTCCGCCGTCTCGACGTTCCCGTCAGGCGGCCGAGGCCACCCCGCGCACGCGGCTCCTCGATGCGCTCCACCTCGCCTCCGCCTGGAACGAGGCGCTCGGCCTCAGCGACGAGCCGCTCCTCGCCGGTTCCCGGGACACGGCGAACGCTCCGGCCGAAGTCGTCGAGGCGTGGTCTCTGCTCGACTCGCTCACCTCTGCGGAGTGGAGCGGAGGAGCGCCGGCAGCGACGCTCGCCGAGCAGCTCGGAGTCCACCTGTCGGAGCTGGACGACCGTCAGCGGGTGATCCTGCTCGAGCGGCACACAGCCGGTCGCCGCGCGACCCTCGACGTCCTCGGGGAGCGGTTCGGCGTCACTCGCGAACGGGTCCGCCAGCTCGAGGTGCGCCTGCGCGCCGCTCTGCCCCTCTGGCTCGAGCGCGATCAGGCGCTGGCCTTCCGCGCCTCCGCGGTGAGGGCCCGCATCGGAGCGCTGTCCCACCTCGACGGGCTGTCCGACGTCCCCGGACTCCTGGACGAGATCGACGACGACGGCACGTCGGCGCTCGCCGTGCTGGACGCCGTCGACGACGGCTTCGAGGGCGACGGCGCCTGGTTCGCCGCGCCCTCTCTCGGGGCCGCACGCGCCGAGACGGCCGTCCGGTTCGCCGACCTCGTCGATCCTCACGGCGGAGCGACCCACGCGGAGGTCCTCGCCTCCTTCGCCGAATGGACGTCGCTCAGCGAGAAGAGGGTCGTCGAGTGGATGGCGATGCTGGGCCACGTCCGCATCGGGGACGTCTGGACGAGTTCGCGTCGGAGGTCGATCGGCGATCTCGCAGTCGTCCTGCTGAGCAGCGAGGGCGAGCCGAGGTCCGTCGACTGGATCGAGGCCGCGTTCGAGGGCGAGCGCGAGGTCCGGTCGATCCGCAGCGCCCTCGCCGCCGACGCGCGTCTGGTCCGGGTCGGCCGCGACGACTGGGCGCTCGCCGAGTGGGGCGGAGAGGCCTACACGAGCATCAAGGACGCCATCGCCGCAGAGGTGCGCCGCAACGACGGAGCGGTCGCGCTCGAGGCGCTCCTGGAGGATCTGCCGGAGCGGTTCTCGATCTCGGCGAACAGCATCAGGACCTACGCCGGAGGCTGGCCCTTCGTCGTCCAGGCCGGAGTGGTGCGCTTCGCGGAACGCAGAGCAGTCGTCCGGACGAAGCCGGGGATGACCAGGAACCTGTACTTCCTCGACGAGGGGCGCATCGCCTTCCGCATCGACGTCACCGGGGAGCACCTGCGGGGGAGCGGGACCATGCTCTCGTCCGGAGTCGCCCTCGCGCTCGGCGTGGCCCCCGGGGAGACCAGGCAGTGGAGCGGGGACGGGTGGGGTCTGACGATCACCTGGGTCCGCACGCAGCCGATGATGAGCACTCTCCGCGCAGGGCTCGCGACCATCGACAGCGCGGCCGGAGACAGCGTGCGGCTCGTCTTCGACGGTGAGCACGTGACCGTGGCCGGCATCGAACGGCCGGACGACCTGCTCGCCGTCATGGGCATCACCACCGCGGACTCCTCGACGATGGCCCGGGCGGTCGGCCTGCCCGAGGAGGCGAGCCGTGAGGAGCTCGAGGCCCGGCTGGAGGATCGGGGCGAAGGGGGGCTCGCGAGCGGGCTGGCTGAGGCCGACGGGGCGACCGACCGGATAACGGAAACGATTCTGCCTTGA
- a CDS encoding HNH endonuclease family protein translates to MEPFAPSLATLAALPSVEGPAAVPYDRDLFGQAWSDVDRNGCDTRNDVLGRDLLAPVFKPGTRDCKVLTGTLIDPYDGASVAFVSGTDTSRLVQIDHVVALGWAWHHGAWSWTDDQRLAFANDPANLVAASEQTNRAKSDAGPGEWLPPAAELRCGYVEQFVAVLSVYGLGIDARDRAASEAVLAGCGE, encoded by the coding sequence GTGGAGCCGTTCGCTCCGTCCCTCGCGACGCTTGCCGCTCTCCCCTCGGTCGAGGGCCCCGCCGCCGTCCCCTACGACCGCGACCTCTTCGGACAGGCGTGGTCGGACGTCGACCGCAACGGCTGCGACACCCGCAACGACGTCCTCGGCCGTGACCTGCTCGCCCCCGTGTTCAAGCCCGGCACCCGCGACTGCAAGGTCCTCACCGGCACCCTGATCGACCCCTACGACGGCGCCTCGGTCGCCTTCGTCTCCGGGACCGACACCTCCCGCCTGGTGCAGATCGACCACGTCGTCGCCCTCGGCTGGGCGTGGCACCACGGCGCCTGGTCGTGGACGGACGACCAGCGTCTGGCCTTCGCGAACGATCCCGCGAACCTCGTCGCCGCCTCCGAGCAGACGAACCGCGCGAAGAGCGACGCCGGCCCGGGGGAGTGGCTGCCACCGGCCGCGGAGCTGCGCTGCGGGTACGTGGAGCAGTTCGTGGCCGTGCTCAGCGTCTACGGGCTCGGGATCGACGCGCGGGACCGGGCGGCGTCGGAAGCGGTGCTGGCGGGGTGCGGGGAGTGA
- a CDS encoding MFS transporter, with the protein MSTAARTRPMRAAAPFSQRRLTIALLAAGVATFAELYAVQSVLPQLAREWALAPSDAALTVSAATLGLALSVLPWASVAERIGRLESMRIAVLTSVVLALLACIAPTFELLLVLRFLGGAALGAVPALAVAAIHDRVGGAGATAAATAYVSGTTIGGAAGRLVAGPLAAALGWRGALLVVTAVCAAAAIVFAVLAPRGGGAREAAPGGWRAKTAQVLRDPMLVAIALQTFLAVGVFVAVYNYLAFRLEAPPFALAPALVSLLFAAYLAGTVSSRLAGRWGPRIGPRLVMRIGVALMIVGLLVMLAENVAVVIAGLLVFTAGFFALHATGAAWTGARAVPALRGHAGAVYTIAFYAGSAAGGWLLGLAVGAGGWPALTAVTIGLLLVGAGIVSLPSRTTAAGR; encoded by the coding sequence ATGAGCACCGCCGCACGCACCCGACCGATGCGCGCAGCGGCACCCTTCTCGCAGCGGCGGCTGACCATCGCCCTCCTCGCCGCCGGGGTCGCGACCTTCGCCGAGCTCTACGCCGTGCAGAGCGTCCTCCCGCAGCTCGCGCGGGAATGGGCCCTCGCCCCGTCCGACGCCGCGCTCACCGTCTCGGCCGCGACCCTCGGACTGGCGCTCTCGGTGCTGCCGTGGGCCTCGGTGGCCGAGCGCATCGGACGGCTCGAATCCATGCGGATCGCGGTCCTCACGTCCGTGGTCCTGGCGCTGCTCGCCTGCATCGCCCCGACCTTCGAGCTCCTGCTCGTCCTGCGCTTCCTCGGGGGAGCGGCACTGGGTGCCGTCCCGGCCCTCGCCGTCGCGGCGATCCACGACCGGGTCGGAGGCGCCGGAGCGACGGCCGCCGCGACGGCGTACGTCTCCGGGACCACGATCGGCGGTGCCGCCGGACGCCTGGTCGCCGGACCGCTCGCGGCGGCGCTCGGATGGCGCGGAGCCCTGCTCGTCGTGACGGCCGTCTGCGCGGCGGCGGCGATCGTCTTCGCCGTGCTCGCGCCCCGGGGCGGCGGCGCGCGCGAGGCGGCCCCCGGCGGCTGGCGAGCGAAGACGGCGCAGGTGCTCCGCGATCCGATGCTCGTCGCGATCGCGCTGCAGACGTTCCTCGCGGTCGGCGTGTTCGTCGCGGTCTACAACTACCTGGCGTTCCGGCTCGAGGCGCCGCCGTTCGCGCTGGCGCCCGCGCTCGTCTCCCTCCTCTTCGCCGCCTACCTCGCGGGAACCGTCTCCTCCCGGCTCGCGGGGAGATGGGGGCCGCGGATCGGTCCCCGCCTCGTCATGCGGATCGGCGTCGCCCTGATGATCGTCGGACTGCTGGTGATGCTCGCCGAGAACGTCGCCGTGGTGATCGCGGGACTCCTCGTCTTCACGGCCGGCTTCTTCGCCCTGCACGCGACCGGCGCCGCCTGGACGGGAGCGCGGGCGGTTCCGGCACTCCGAGGGCACGCCGGTGCGGTCTACACGATCGCCTTCTACGCGGGCTCGGCCGCCGGCGGCTGGCTCCTCGGCCTGGCCGTCGGAGCCGGTGGCTGGCCGGCGCTGACGGCGGTGACGATCGGCCTGCTGCTGGTCGGAGCGGGGATCGTCAGCCTCCCGTCGCGCACCACCGCGGCCGGGCGGTGA
- a CDS encoding LysR family transcriptional regulator, whose translation MSDDWPATLRLLPLLVAVAQTGSVTAAAAELGIPQPTASRSLARLSALVGTPLVRREGRGVVLTEAGTRLAEAAQDGMSVIRAGLAEVRQAGDVEHGRIDLAFQTLLGESFVPDVIRRFRRRWPQVGFGLRHGSRALCLRAVAEGESELAIVADPPDLPGTTTTTLYSEPLLAVVDPRHPLASRRSVTVEDLRGLDLIMLAPGYGLHESARRLLAVDGRDPVPAFEVGDYRAARGLAAAGLGLTILPPSPSSVDDDVREIPIDDPGASREIGVLARDTGNPVVPEFLRALHAAAAARRR comes from the coding sequence GTGTCCGACGACTGGCCCGCGACCCTCCGCCTCCTGCCCCTGCTCGTCGCGGTCGCCCAGACCGGGAGCGTGACGGCGGCGGCCGCCGAGCTCGGGATCCCGCAGCCGACCGCGAGCCGGTCGCTCGCCCGGCTGTCCGCCCTGGTCGGCACTCCCCTGGTCCGCCGGGAGGGCCGCGGGGTGGTGCTGACGGAGGCGGGGACCCGGCTCGCCGAGGCCGCTCAGGACGGCATGTCGGTGATCCGCGCCGGCCTCGCGGAGGTGCGGCAGGCGGGCGACGTGGAGCACGGCCGGATCGACCTCGCCTTCCAGACGCTCCTCGGGGAGAGCTTCGTGCCGGATGTGATCCGCCGGTTCCGCCGCCGCTGGCCGCAAGTCGGCTTCGGGCTCCGTCACGGCTCCCGAGCCCTCTGCCTGCGGGCCGTGGCGGAGGGCGAGTCCGAGCTGGCGATCGTCGCGGATCCGCCCGATCTCCCCGGAACCACCACGACGACCCTCTACTCGGAGCCTCTCCTCGCGGTCGTGGACCCCCGTCATCCGCTGGCCTCGCGGCGCTCGGTCACGGTGGAGGACCTCCGCGGCCTCGACCTGATCATGCTGGCACCCGGCTACGGCCTCCACGAGTCGGCCCGGCGCCTGCTCGCCGTGGACGGCCGTGACCCCGTGCCGGCGTTCGAGGTCGGCGACTACCGCGCCGCCCGGGGACTCGCGGCAGCCGGTCTCGGACTCACGATCCTGCCGCCGAGCCCGTCCTCGGTCGACGACGACGTCCGCGAGATCCCGATCGACGATCCGGGCGCGAGCCGTGAGATCGGTGTGCTCGCCCGCGACACCGGAAACCCGGTCGTCCCCGAGTTCCTGCGGGCCCTGCACGCCGCGGCGGCCGCCCGGCGCCGGTGA
- a CDS encoding DUF4041 domain-containing protein produces MTAPAAWYPDPTDPTLLRYWDGSAWTDHTHPLAAVQQETRESQSSASQPLSRRERRAAESQEQAEREQIRGGVDRQEEQRGESSEVTREGAAPVRPPSGGDTSEARSGGDVPFFGARKIARELQARVAELEASMDRYGLLELAALDTEKRRRREEIAADQRAHEVEAAQVAAAAHRRESELEAALTALQAEIAARRTELADLDREIIGVRHSIEVQELGLYDYEHPAESSADLATRLEALRSEIKSAVREKRAAHAASNFTFNNSQAQGRKFVGDMTKILLRAYNAEAENCVKSVRAGNLATAQARLSKASEMIERQGSMVSLTIDPQYHHMRLTEIQLANDYLQALQREKELERARREELREQRKAEQELAREHERLDKERAHYIATLSALEANGDVDGAARLRARIEDVDRALHDVDYRAANIRAGYVYVISNVGAFGDEVVKIGMTRRLEPMDRVNELGDASVPFRFDVHALFFADDAVGIEAMLHQTFADRRVNRINLRREFFYVKPEEVLAQLKMHSVEIVEFRTDVASEEYRASVALAAPAR; encoded by the coding sequence GTGACTGCTCCCGCCGCTTGGTACCCGGATCCGACAGATCCCACCCTTCTTCGATACTGGGATGGTTCCGCTTGGACTGACCACACGCATCCGCTAGCAGCAGTGCAGCAAGAGACTCGGGAGTCGCAGAGTTCGGCGTCGCAGCCCTTGTCCCGTCGCGAGCGGCGGGCCGCGGAATCCCAAGAGCAGGCGGAGCGGGAACAGATTCGCGGAGGCGTTGACCGACAGGAGGAGCAGCGCGGCGAATCCTCCGAGGTGACGAGAGAAGGAGCCGCGCCGGTCCGACCTCCTTCCGGCGGGGATACGAGCGAGGCCCGCTCCGGCGGAGACGTGCCGTTCTTCGGGGCTCGGAAGATCGCCAGAGAACTTCAGGCGCGAGTGGCGGAACTCGAAGCATCGATGGACCGCTACGGTCTGCTGGAGCTCGCGGCACTCGACACGGAGAAGAGACGGCGACGAGAGGAGATCGCAGCGGATCAGCGTGCACACGAGGTCGAAGCGGCGCAGGTCGCCGCCGCGGCGCACCGTCGAGAATCGGAACTCGAAGCTGCGCTGACCGCTCTACAGGCCGAAATCGCCGCGCGGAGGACGGAGTTGGCGGATCTGGATCGCGAGATCATCGGGGTCCGTCACTCGATCGAGGTGCAGGAGCTCGGCCTCTACGACTACGAACACCCCGCCGAGTCGTCCGCCGACCTCGCCACTCGATTGGAAGCGCTGCGCTCCGAGATCAAGAGCGCCGTTCGAGAGAAGCGGGCTGCCCACGCGGCGAGCAATTTCACCTTCAACAACTCGCAGGCGCAGGGGCGCAAGTTCGTCGGTGACATGACCAAGATCCTGCTGCGGGCGTACAACGCGGAGGCGGAGAACTGCGTGAAGTCGGTTCGAGCCGGAAATCTTGCAACGGCTCAAGCCCGCCTGAGCAAGGCTTCGGAGATGATCGAGCGTCAGGGCTCGATGGTGTCGCTCACGATCGATCCGCAATACCACCACATGAGGCTCACTGAGATCCAGCTCGCCAACGACTATCTCCAAGCACTTCAGCGGGAGAAGGAACTGGAGCGGGCGCGACGCGAGGAGCTCCGCGAGCAACGCAAAGCGGAGCAGGAGCTGGCCCGTGAACACGAGCGTCTTGATAAGGAACGCGCGCATTACATCGCGACGCTTTCCGCCCTCGAAGCGAACGGAGACGTAGACGGGGCAGCCAGGCTGCGCGCCCGGATCGAGGACGTGGACAGGGCGCTACACGACGTCGACTACCGCGCGGCAAACATTCGAGCAGGGTACGTGTACGTCATCTCCAACGTCGGCGCATTCGGCGACGAGGTCGTCAAGATCGGTATGACGCGTCGACTCGAGCCGATGGACAGAGTGAACGAACTGGGCGACGCCTCCGTTCCCTTCCGCTTCGACGTACACGCGCTGTTCTTCGCAGACGACGCCGTCGGCATCGAGGCGATGCTGCATCAGACGTTCGCGGACCGACGCGTGAACCGGATCAACCTCCGCCGGGAATTCTTCTACGTCAAGCCGGAGGAGGTACTGGCGCAACTGAAGATGCATTCCGTCGAGATCGTCGAATTCCGGACCGATGTCGCTTCGGAGGAGTATCGGGCGAGCGTCGCGCTTGCCGCGCCTGCTCGCTGA